The window GCCAGCTCTGGCAGGCTGGTGCCAATCGCCACCACCGTTAATCCGATGGTGAGTTCGCTCATGGCAAAGTAATTCGCCAGTACGGTGGCGTTATCGACCACCATTCGCGTTGCCATTGGCATAATAATCAGCGCAATGCCCAGCCACAGAAAGGCGACAGGTAGTCCCCCTTCGCGCGGCAGTTCTGCCACTTGCTCCCGGGTCAGGCTGTCATTGCCTTCCCGTTCCGCCAACCGCGCGATTTTAACAATGAATAGCAGCCATAGCACGGCCAGAAGCAGAAGAAAAAAACCATCGCTGCGGCTTAGTTCCCCGTCGTACAGCACGGATGCGGCCAGAATACTGACCAGCAACATTAGCGGTAATTCGCGACGCAGAACATCAGAATGCACGGTAAAAGGGTGAATCAGCGCTGACAGGCCTAAAATCAGGAGAATATTGGTGATGTTTGAGCCGAGCGCGGTGCCGACGGCTAAATCGAGCTGCCCATTCATAGAGGCGGCAACGGAGACAATAATTTCAGGTAACGATGTGCCTATGCTGACGACGGTCATCCCAATGATGATGGGGGGAATGCCGAAGGTGCGGCATAAAATAGAGGCGGCAAATACCAGACGGTCGGCACCGTAGACCACCAGAAGTAAACCAATTATTAACAGCGCCGTCGCTAAAAGCATCTAAAGTCCTTTCTTCAGGTATACTCGCCGGTCCACGTGAAGGATCTTCTGGAAGCCGTAACGAAGTCTTAATTTTGACTTTATGCGGCTAAAAAGTAAAACAAATGCCAGCTTTCGCTAACCAGAGCGGGTAATAATCTGTAAATATGTTGGGTTCATGGCTAAATTGAGCGCCAAACTCTTCGATCAACGAGGCAATAGTAAAGGATGAATCAATGGGTCAGTCTGTGGCGAATCTAGTCGATATGCACGATGTCAGCTTTTCCCGAGGCGACCGCTGCATTTTTGATAATATTTCCCTGACGGTGCCGCGCGGCAAGATAACGGCGATCATGGGGCCATCAGGCATCGGCAAAACGACGCTGTTGCGTCTGATTGGCGGACAAATTCCCCCCGATAAGGGTGAGATCCTGTTTGATGGCGAGAACGTCCCGGCCATGTCTCGTTCGCGGTTATACACCGTGCGTAAACGTATGAGTATGCTGTTTCAATCGGGTGCGCTGTTTACCGATATGAACGTGTTCGACAACGTCGCTTATCCGCTACGTGAGCATACGACGCTACCCGCGCCGTTGCTGAAAAGCACGGTGATGATGAAGCTTGAGGCCGTTGGCCTGCGCGGCGCAGCAAAATTAATGCCTTCTGAATTATCTGGTGGGATGGCGCGACGTGCCGCACTTGCACGTGCCATTGCGCTGGAGCCAGACCTGATCATGTTTGATGAGCCGTTTGTCGGTCAGGACCCCATCACCATGGGCGTGCTGGTGAAGCTGATCTCTGAACTGAACAGCACACTGGGTGTCACCTGTGTGGTGGTGTCTCATGATGTGCCGGAGGTTCTGAGTATTGCGGATTACGCCTATATAATGGCGGATAAAAAAATTGTGGCCTACGGTAGTGCTCAGGCACTGCAAGAAAATGCCGATCCGCGTGTACGTCAGTTCCTCGATGGCATTGCTGATGGGCCGGTTCCGTTCCGCTACCCGGCGGGCGATTACCACTCCGATTTACTTAAAACAGGGAGTTAAGCCATCCATGTTGTTAAATGCGCTGGCCTCACTCGGACATCGAGGGATTAAAACCCTCAGGACGTTCGGGCGTGCCGGATTAATGTTGTTCAATGCGGTAGTCGGCAAGCCGGAGTTTCGCAAACATGCGCCGCTTCTGATCCGTCAGCTCTATAATGTCGGCGTCTTATCGATGCTGATTATTATCGTTTCTGGCGTGTTCATCGGTATGGTATTGGGGCTGCAGGGATACCTGGTTCTGACCACCTACAGTGCGGAAACCAGTCTTGGTATGCTGGTGGCGCTTTCGCTGCTGCGTGAACTGGGACCGGTTGTGGCGGCGCTGCTGTTCGCCGGGCGAGCCGGGTCGGCCTTAACCGCAGAAATTGGTCTGATGCGGGCAACCGAACAGCTTTCCAGTATGGAAATGATGGCGGTTGATCCCCTGCGTCGGGTGATATCCCCACGCTTTTGGGCGGGGGTGATTTCACTGCCGCTGCTGACGATTATTTTTGTCGCGGTAGGTATCTGGGGCGGTTCACTGGTCGGCGTAAGCTGGAAAGGTATTGATGCAGGCTTTTTCTGGTCTGCGATGCAAAATGCCGTCGACTGGCGCCTGGACCTGGTCAACTGTTTAATTAAGAGCGTGGTGTTCGCCATTACGGTCACATGGATTGCATTGTTCAATGGTTATGATGCAATCCCGACCTCTGCCGGGATTAGCCGGGCAACGACACGTACCGTTGTGCACGCCTCTCTTGCCGTTCTGGGGCTGGATTTTGTGCTGACCGCACTGATGTTTGGGAATTGAGTTCATGCAAACGAAAAAAAATGAAATTTGGGTCGGGTTATTCCTGTTGGTTGCGCTGCTGGCGGCGCTGTTCGTCTGCCTGAAAGCAGCTAACGTCACCTCTATGCGTACTGAGCCGACCTACACGATTTATGCGACCTTTGATAACATTGGCGGCTTGAGAGAACGCTCTCCGGTGCGGATTGGCGGGGTAGTTGTTGGACGCGTGTCGGACATTTCGTTGGATCCGAAATCGTACCTGCCGCGTGTGACGCTGGAGATTGAATCGCGCTTTAACCAGATTCCAGATACCAGTTCGCTGAGTATCCGCACTTCCGGTCTGCTGGGTGAGCAATATCTGGCATTGAACGTCGGTTTTGAGGATCCTGAACTGGGAACCGCTATTCTCAAGGATGGTGATACGATCCAGGACACCAAATCGGCGATGGTGCTGGAAGATATGATTGGTCAGTTCCTTTACAACAGTAACAGTAAAGGCGATGACAATAAGAATTCTGGCGATGCGCCGACTGCGGCTCAGGGTAATAATGAAGCCACCACGCCTGCGGGCGCGACGAAATAATCTCAGGAGAATCGACATATGTTTAAACGATTGATGATGGTGGCTATGCTGGTCATTGCTCCACTTAGCGCAGCAACGGCAGCGGATCAAGCCAACCCTTACAAACAGATGGATGAGGCGGCGCAGAAAACCTTCGACCGTCTGAAGAACGAACAGCCGAAAATCCGTTCTAACCCGGATTACCTGCGTGATATCGTCGATCAGGAGCTGTTGCCGTACGTGCAGGTGAAATATGCCGGCGCGCTGGTGCTGGGTCGTTATTACAAAGAAGCGACGCCTGCACAACGTGATGCGTATTTTGCTGCGTTTCGTGAGTACCTGAAACAGGCCTACGGCCAGGCGCTGGCGATGTACCATGGTCAGACTTATCAGATAGCCCCGGAACAACCGCTGGGTGACGCGACCATCGTGCCGATCCGTGTCACCATTATCGATCCGAATGGCCGTCCTCCGGTACGTCTGGATTTCCAGTGGCGTAAAAACTCCCAGACCGGTCACTGGCAGGCGTATGACATGATCGCCGAAGGCGTCAGCATGATCACCACCAAACAAAATGAGTGGAGTGACCTGCTGCGGACCAAAGGTATTG of the Citrobacter freundii genome contains:
- the mlaE gene encoding lipid asymmetry maintenance ABC transporter permease subunit MlaE; translated protein: MLLNALASLGHRGIKTLRTFGRAGLMLFNAVVGKPEFRKHAPLLIRQLYNVGVLSMLIIIVSGVFIGMVLGLQGYLVLTTYSAETSLGMLVALSLLRELGPVVAALLFAGRAGSALTAEIGLMRATEQLSSMEMMAVDPLRRVISPRFWAGVISLPLLTIIFVAVGIWGGSLVGVSWKGIDAGFFWSAMQNAVDWRLDLVNCLIKSVVFAITVTWIALFNGYDAIPTSAGISRATTRTVVHASLAVLGLDFVLTALMFGN
- the mlaF gene encoding phospholipid ABC transporter ATP-binding protein MlaF; its protein translation is MGQSVANLVDMHDVSFSRGDRCIFDNISLTVPRGKITAIMGPSGIGKTTLLRLIGGQIPPDKGEILFDGENVPAMSRSRLYTVRKRMSMLFQSGALFTDMNVFDNVAYPLREHTTLPAPLLKSTVMMKLEAVGLRGAAKLMPSELSGGMARRAALARAIALEPDLIMFDEPFVGQDPITMGVLVKLISELNSTLGVTCVVVSHDVPEVLSIADYAYIMADKKIVAYGSAQALQENADPRVRQFLDGIADGPVPFRYPAGDYHSDLLKTGS
- the mlaD gene encoding outer membrane lipid asymmetry maintenance protein MlaD — encoded protein: MQTKKNEIWVGLFLLVALLAALFVCLKAANVTSMRTEPTYTIYATFDNIGGLRERSPVRIGGVVVGRVSDISLDPKSYLPRVTLEIESRFNQIPDTSSLSIRTSGLLGEQYLALNVGFEDPELGTAILKDGDTIQDTKSAMVLEDMIGQFLYNSNSKGDDNKNSGDAPTAAQGNNEATTPAGATK
- a CDS encoding calcium/sodium antiporter, producing MLLATALLIIGLLLVVYGADRLVFAASILCRTFGIPPIIIGMTVVSIGTSLPEIIVSVAASMNGQLDLAVGTALGSNITNILLILGLSALIHPFTVHSDVLRRELPLMLLVSILAASVLYDGELSRSDGFFLLLLAVLWLLFIVKIARLAEREGNDSLTREQVAELPREGGLPVAFLWLGIALIIMPMATRMVVDNATVLANYFAMSELTIGLTVVAIGTSLPELATAIAGLRKGENDIAVGNIIGANIFNIVIVLGLPALITPGEVNPMAFVRDYSVMLLVSVIFALLCWRRPRQIGRGAGALLTGGFIIWLAMLYWVSPLLVG
- the mlaC gene encoding phospholipid-binding protein MlaC — its product is MFKRLMMVAMLVIAPLSAATAADQANPYKQMDEAAQKTFDRLKNEQPKIRSNPDYLRDIVDQELLPYVQVKYAGALVLGRYYKEATPAQRDAYFAAFREYLKQAYGQALAMYHGQTYQIAPEQPLGDATIVPIRVTIIDPNGRPPVRLDFQWRKNSQTGHWQAYDMIAEGVSMITTKQNEWSDLLRTKGIDGLTAQLKSISQQKITLEEKK